The genomic DNA AATAATAAAGAAAGAGCAGAATGAACGACCCTCCTTTATTCTTTCCTTTAAAGCGGTGAGGGCTCAACCCATTGGTAAACGCAAAAGGTTGGGGATGGAAATGGAATATataaaaagtattttttaatagaaaattatttgattatttttagtgaatttttagattttataataaaaaatctaaattttatgttaatttcttttaaataaggactaaaattaCACATAACTCTTCTCCCAAcccttaaataaaaaataatgtatTTTAACCCACTTGAATCAATGTTCTCTTAACAATAATATTAAATGTTGATGCTAATTGAACTAAAATTTAATatacattttatatttaaaattacatgaatttgttgatgaatttcgttaaattaaattttataatattgtaAATTAGTTCGAGCTGTTTTGTTAAatcaaatttataataaatataaattaattcaaGCTATTTTAAGATAATTGAAAAAAAGACCAAGAATCCTTAACATAATGTTACGAGATGTTGAGATTTAAATGGAAAAACAGTAAACATAAGGTGGTCCAATCCAAAAGCACATACAAAGTTATTATAACCAGAAGAATACTAAAGAGAGAATCGAAGGAAATGAAAATAGTCCACAAAACAAATTCCAAGGCATTGCCAATTGCCAGTCAATCATATCAATAATGGAAGACATAGACATTGTACTCCACCACTGCATTCCCAGTTTTTAAATCCAATGTTTGAGTCTTGGCCTGAGCATATCCACGTGCAAATCGGAAAAGTCCACTACCGCCGACGATAGGCATCTCCCTTACCCTCGAGAACACGGTGTTCCGCCCCAATAGACTAAGGGAACTACCGTTATACTTGCCTTCCATGAAAGCCAAGTTCATTACCATTAATAAACCGACTTCGTCTTGCGCTGCTGATGCGTAAATCCCTTGCGCTTTTCCCACGAGCTTGGAGTTGGGGTCGGGTGCGGCCGTCAAAGGGTCATCGGCCATCATGACAACGCCAAAGCCAGTATGGGATTTGTTGGTCGAGGCGGAGCTGGCGACAGGGATAGCGGTTGGGTTTCGTGAGCTAACTATGTCATGGAAGTAGAAGTGAAGATGGGTGAGCTTCTCTCGCTTGAGACCGAACTTTTTGGTAGACAAAATGTTGGAGAAGGAACCACTAGAGGTTGCAGAGAAGAAGAGCAAAGTAAAGTGAAAGAAGAAAGTAGAGGAAGATAATTTTGAGAAGGTTTTAGGCATGTTGAAATATACAGAGATTTCGGGACTTTGATGAATGTAGGCGAACTAAGATAGGGGACACTTGCACTATATATTGAGTTAATGGGGCCTTTCAAGTTTTTGGCAGAAAGTGAACGCactcaattttttttatatataattttta from Gossypium arboreum isolate Shixiya-1 chromosome 9, ASM2569848v2, whole genome shotgun sequence includes the following:
- the LOC108455799 gene encoding dirigent protein 22-like → MPKTFSKLSSSTFFFHFTLLFFSATSSGSFSNILSTKKFGLKREKLTHLHFYFHDIVSSRNPTAIPVASSASTNKSHTGFGVVMMADDPLTAAPDPNSKLVGKAQGIYASAAQDEVGLLMVMNLAFMEGKYNGSSLSLLGRNTVFSRVREMPIVGGSGLFRFARGYAQAKTQTLDLKTGNAVVEYNVYVFHY